The genomic window TATTTCCCTCAAGGTAATCTATTGATTCGCTATCTCCTACTAAAATAATTTTGTTCCACTTTTCGTCTGCTGCCTTTTTATCTATCATACTACCAAGACTTTTTAACCAACGTTGCTGATTTACTTTTACTCGATTGTCAAAATGATCAACTTGAGTAGCACTTTTGACTGCCCCACTCCCCATACTCGCACTTACATGGGAGGGTCCCTCATGCTTTTTCCAATCTTCATTATCAAGCTCATACTCATAAGATTCGGTTTGAAGTAACGATGCAAATACAGATGTTAAGATTTTTATTTGATTTTGTTGCATGAGAACTACGGCTGTATATGGATGTTGCTCATAAACTGACCTTAGTTCATCAAGTACAGGCTCTGTTTCCCAGTAAAAGTTTGTGCGAACAGGTACTTGTAGTTCGAAAACTTCCCACAATTTTTGATCTTTATTTGTAAATATCACAACACTTCTAGGTAAGCTTCTTGAAATATTTATGAAATAAGACTCTACCTGTTCTCGAATCAATTTGATATTCTCAAGTTCCTCAGTATTACTCGCCTGTAAATATTCTTCTAATCTGTTGAAACCATTTTTCAACGCAATCTTCCATTCTCCAGCTTGATTATCTGGGTGACTTCGGTCAGTGTTTACATAGAGTGACAACACTTTATTTGGTTTTTCAAAAGTTATGTTTGAAAGTTTATCTAATCTTTTTAGAGTATCCATATAATCCCTCCATCATTATGGCTATACTCTTCTATTCCACACTGACATCAAAATAAACCTCTCAAACATACAAAAAGCACTTAACAAATCCGAAGATTTGTTAAGTGCTCATATTGTATTAAACTGTAACTTTTTTATCACGTGCTTCTTTGCTAATAAATTGACGGATATATGGTAATACATAATAGTCTAATCCAAATCTTCCAGCGTTCGCACCGGCAACAAGTATAAATACTCCTAGAATAACCAATTGTGGGTTTGTGCTTGTAGTACCTGAGAATAAAAATGCAAAGTTCATTGTTAATCCCATTAATGCTGAGAAAGTTGTAAAAATACCTACGATAAGTGCGATACCAACTAATAATTCGCCCCATGCTACTAAGAAGTT from Bacillus sp. HMF5848 includes these protein-coding regions:
- a CDS encoding VLRF1 family aeRF1-type release factor — its product is MDTLKRLDKLSNITFEKPNKVLSLYVNTDRSHPDNQAGEWKIALKNGFNRLEEYLQASNTEELENIKLIREQVESYFINISRSLPRSVVIFTNKDQKLWEVFELQVPVRTNFYWETEPVLDELRSVYEQHPYTAVVLMQQNQIKILTSVFASLLQTESYEYELDNEDWKKHEGPSHVSASMGSGAVKSATQVDHFDNRVKVNQQRWLKSLGSMIDKKAADEKWNKIILVGDSESIDYLEGNMNKTIDEKIQKNLLNENEHTVLEKIVV
- a CDS encoding DoxX family protein; translated protein: MVKFLRENKIASAILVLFRLYVGWQFLHAGWGKVTGGFDASGYLKGAIGKATGDHPAVQGWWAAFLEGFALPNVSLFNFLVAWGELLVGIALIVGIFTTFSALMGLTMNFAFLFSGTTSTNPQLVILGVFILVAGANAGRFGLDYYVLPYIRQFISKEARDKKVTV